Within Micromonospora narathiwatensis, the genomic segment AGCCGCCGTCCTTGAACACCGGGTGGGTGAAGAGGTTGGTGGTGACCATCGGTACGACCAGGCCGGTCTCGTCGAGCGCCTTGCGGAACCGGGTCACGTGGGCGTCCCGGGTGGCGGCGTCGGCGCCGAAGGGGATCAGGTCGTCGTCGTGGAAGGTGATCCCGTACGCGCCGAGTTCGGCGAGTCGGTGCACCGCCTCCACGGCGTCCAGCTCGGGGCGGGTGGCATCGCCGAACGGGTCGCGGGCCTGCCAGCCCACCGTCCAGAGACCGAAGGAGAACTTGTCGGCGGGGGTGGGACTCGGTGCCATGGCAGACCTCCGGTGGTGTCGTACCCAATTTGTTCAGTGGTTGAATTAAATGACCACGGTGTGGCAGTGTCAAGGGGTGACCACCGCCAGCACCACCGGCGCGGTCCGGCAGGGCAGCCTCCGCGAACTCAACCTCGCGGTGGTGCTCCGGCGGATCGCCGCCGCCGACCACCCGCCCTCCCGGGCCGCGCTCGCCGCCGGGACCGGGCTGACCCGGGCCACCGTCTCCGCCGTCGTCGACGACCTGATCGCCGGCCGGCTGGTCGCCGAGGCGGCACCCACGCCGCGTACCGGGGCCGGGCGGCCGGCCCGGGGTCTGGTGCTGGCCACCGACGGCCCGGCCGGGCTCGGGCTGGAGGTCAACGTCGACTACCTGGCGGCCTGCGTGGTCGACCTGAGCGGCGCGGTCCGCCACCACCTGGTACGCCGCGCCGACCTGCGCCCGGTCTCCCCCGCCGCCGCCCTGGACCGGCTGGCCCGGCTCGCCGCCGAGGCCCGCGCGGCGGCCGTACGCGACGGGCTGACCCTGGCCGGCACGGCGCTCGCCGTGCCGGGCCTGGTCGGCGACGGCGGCCTGGTCCGGCTCGCCCCCAACCTGGGCTGGCGGGACGTGGACGTCCCCGGGCTGCTCGGTGGGCACCCGCTCGCCGAGCCGGTCGACGGGATCCCGCCGCTGGTGGTCGACAACGAGGCCAACCTGGCCGCCCTCGGCGAACTGCACGCCGGTCCCCCGGGGCCCGCCAGTTTCCTGCACATCTCCGGCGAGATCGGCATCGGCGCCGGAATCGTGCTCGACGGGGCGCTGTACCGGGGTGCCCGCGGCTGGAGCGGCGAGATCGGTCACCTCCCGGTGCACCCCGAGGGGCGGCCCTGCCGCTGCGGCGGCCAGGGCTGCCTGGAGCGGTACGCGGGCCAGGAGGCCATCCTGGCCGCCGCCGGGCTGGCCGGCGCGGAACTGCCCGCCGACACTGCCGCGACCCGGCTGGCCGACCTCGCCGGGGCCGGCGACCCGGCCGCCCTGGCCGCCCTGGCGGACGCCGGCACCGCCCTCGGGGTGGCCGTGGCGGGCGTGGTGAACCTGCTGGACCTGGACACGGTGGTGCTCGGCGGCGGATACGCCCCGCTCGCCCCGTGGCTCTGCCCACCGGTGGTCGCCGAGGTCTCCCGGCGGGTGCTCACCGCGGCGTGGGCGCCGGTCACGGTACGCCCGGCGGCCCTCGGCGCACGGTCCGCCGCGGTCGGCGGCGCCGCCTCGGTGATGCGCCGGATCATCGACCGGCCGGTCGGCTGGCTGGCCAGAGCAGCGTGAGCCGGCGGGTCGCACCGGAGTCGACCGCCCGGACGCCCGCCCGCGTCAACCGATGTGTCGCTCAGGCGGTACGGGCCACCGGCGGCTCGCCGGGCTGCCCCGGGTGCGACGCCTCCCCCGGCTCGGCCAGCGGGTGATCGGCCCGCTCGCCCGCGGACTGGAGCACCGGCCAGCCCGCCGCGGCGGCGGCCTCACCGCGCCGCGCGACCTCGTCGAACTCACGCATCCCGTGCAGCAGCGCCGTACGCCCCTCCGCGCTCATCCCGGTCAGGATCCGGTCCAGCCGGTGCCGGCGGTCGGCGCGCAGCTCGGTGAGGAGCCGGGTCGCCTCCGGGGTGAGGTGCAGCGAGATCTCCCGCCGGTCGTACCGGCCCGGCTCCCGCTCCAGCATGCCGGCGGCCACCAGCCGGTCGCAGAGCCGGCTGGCCGAGGAGAGCAGCATGTCCGTCAGCGTGGCGAGGCGGCGAAGGTTGATTCCGTCGTACTGCTCCACGACCATGACCGCACGCAGCTGTGCGCCGGAAAGCCGACTCGTCGTCCGCTCCCGGGCCGCCTCCCAGACTGCCAGGAGAGTTCCGGCCGCCTCGTCCAACGCGGCGGCCATACTCGCATCAGGTCCGTGAGGACCACGTTCTTCGGCCATGGTGCGCCCGAGACTACCCGGCGTACCAGGCCGTCGACCTGTGCAAAGGAGCAAAGATGAGCGGTCCGGAGGACCAGGCGCGCCGGATCCTCACCGAGGCCCCGGCGGATCTGCTGCTGGACCGGCTCGCCGCCGAGCTGGAGCGGTCGTACGGGATCACCGGCACCGAGCTCTACCAGGTCGACTACCGGCTGGCCGTGCTGCTGCCGCTGGGCGGCGGCGAGCCGGTCAACGCCCCCGGCCACCCGGCCTGGCGCTGCTTCGACCACCAGGACCCGATCGTGTCGGACGCCGCCGTCTGGTTCCCCGTCGGGATGCGGGGCGAGCGGCGCGGCGTGCTCCGACTCGCGCCGCCGCCGGCCGACCAGGGCGTCCTCCGGGAGCTGGCCGCGATCGCCACCGTACTCGGCCACGAGCTGGCCGCGGTGACCGCCAGCACGGACGTCTACCTCACCGCCCGGCGTACCCGGCGACTGACGTTGGCCGCCGAGATGCAGTGGGAGCTGCTGCCCGGCCGCAGCCGGATCCGCCCGTCGTTCAGCCTGGCCGGCCAGTTGGAGCCGGCGTACGCGGTGCGCGGGGACAGCTTCGACTGGTCCGACGACGGCAACCGACTCTGGCTCTCGGTGGTCAACGGCTCGGGCGAGGGGGTGGCCGCGTCCATGCTCACCTCGCTGGCCACCCACGCGCTGCGCAACGCCCGCCGCGCCGAGCTGGGGCTCGCCGACCAGGCCGCCCTGGCCGACCAGGCGGTGTACGCGCTGCACCGGGGCGAGCAGCACCTCTCCGCGCTCATCCTGGAGCTGAACCTGGCGGACGGGACGATGACCGTGGTCGACGCGGGCTCGCCCCGGCTGGTGCGGCTGCGCGACGGCGAGGTGACCGAGCAGGTGTTGGAGAAGCAGTTCCCGCTCGGCATGTTCGAGGGGACGGACTACCAGGAGCAGCGGTTCCAGCTCCGGCGCGACGACCGGCTCTTCGTGGTCAGCGACGGGGTCATCGACGCCGTGGGCAACCAGATCCGGTACGGCGAGACGGCGCTGGACCGCTTCCTGCGGCGTACCGGGCCGATGGAGCCGCTGGACGCGGTGCGGTCGCTGATCGGCGACCTGCGGGCCTTCGTCGCCGGTGACCTGGTCGACGACGCGGTGGTGGTCTGCCTGGACTGGCACGGCCCCCAGCCCTGACGCCGGTGTTCCCGCGCCCGCACCGGGACGGGTCAGTACGCGCCGCGGCTGCGCAGCACCGCGCCGAAGGTCTTCCAGAGGATGGCCAGATCGGCGGCGAGCGACCAGTTCTCCACGTAGTAGAGGTCGAGCCGGATGCCGTCCTCCCAGCTCAGGTCGGACCGGCCGCTGACCTGCCAGAGGCCCGTCATGCCGGGCTTCACCAGCAGGCGGCGGGCCACGTCACCGTCGTACCGGGCCACCTCGGAGGGGAGCGGCGGGCGGGGACCGACCAGGCTCATCTGCCCGAGCAGCACGTTGGCGAGCTGGGGCAGCTCGTCCAGGGACCACTTGCGCAGCAGCTTGCCGACCCGGGTCACCCGGGGGTCGTCGCGCATCTTGAACATCAGGCCGTCGGTCTCGTTGCGCGCGGCCAGCTCGGCCAGCAGGGCGTCGGCGTTGACGACCATGGTGCGGAACTTGAAGACGCCGAACTCCTTGCCGCCCTGGCCGACCCGGACCTGGCGGAACAGCACCGGCCCCCGGCTGTTCAGCTTGACGGCGAGCGCGATCACCACCAGCAGGGGCAGCAGCAGGAGCAGCGCCAGCAGCGACATCGAGCGGTCGACCAGGCCCTTGACCAGCTTCCGCCCGCCCCGGAACTCGGGTGCCTCGACATGGATCAGCGGCAGGCCGGCGACCGGGCGGGTGTGGATGCGCGGGCCGGCGACGTCGGTCAACGCGGGGGCCACGACCAGGTCGATCCCCGTGCCCTCCAACTGCCAGCCGAGCCGGCGCAGCCGGGTCGCGGTCAGCTCACCGGAGGCGGTGACCGCCACGGTGTCCGCGCCGATCGCGGTGGCCGCCTCCGGGATGCCCCGGAACGAGCCGACCACCGGCACGTCGCCGAGCCGCTGGGGCACCGGGGCGAGCAGCGCGTCGGGGATGCAGGCGCCGACCACCTGGTAACCGGCGTACGGCTCGCGGCGCAGGGTGTGCACCAGCTCCAGGACGTGCGCGGTGTCGCCGACCACCAACACCTTGCGGGACCACCCGGCGCCCCGGTCGCGGGCGCGGTGCAGCCGCTTACGGGCGGCGAACCGGGCCACCTCCAGGCCCACCGTGCCGACGGCGAAGGAGATGGCCAGGAAGCCCCGGGAGACCCCGAACTCGGCGATGTACCCGACGATCGCGATGGCGCCGGCCAGTCGCAGGCTCGCCGCGCTGACCCGTCGGTACTCGTCGGCGCCGTAGCCGAGGACCCGGTCGTCGTAGCAGCGCATCGCCCGCAGCGAGACCAGCCAGATGAGCAGCAGCGCGGGCGCCACCACCACGTACGGGATCTCGGAGCCGCTCGGCTGCTCGTCGCCGAAGCGGGCGACGTACCCGACCAGGATGGCGACCGCCAGCACGGCGGTGTCCAGCACCACCAGGACCTGGACATAGGCCCGCTCGGCAGCACGCGTCGTCGGGCCGGGGCGGTCGCCGCCCGGCCGCGTCGCCGTACTCCCGGGAGTCAACAGCGTCGCCGAGGTCACCGGCCCTCCCCACTTCGCACAGGCCGAACCCGCACCGCGCCACTCCGGTCGGGGAACCGCGGCTCGGGGTTTCCGGACATCTTGCCTCGACGATCGTGGACGCCGGCTACTTCCGACGTATTGCCGTCACTTCTCCCGAGCCGGGAAGCGTTCCGCCATACCGGATCCGCCCGGTACGACGGAACCCGTTCGCTGAGCGTCGAGTCAGCGAGGCGCCGGCGGTCGCAGTGCGATGGCCTGCAGGAAGATCTCCCCGATCTTGGTCGGATCGGCGGTGACGAACGGCCGGCCGCCGGTGATCGCCGTGATCGGCTCAAGCTCCGCCTGGCTGACGTCGTTCCCGATACCAATGATGATCACCTGAATCGGCTGCTCCGGGTCGCGCAGCTTCTTGAGCTGGGTGAGCAGTTCCTTCTGGGAGATGCCGTTGTCGTCGTCGTTCTTACCGTCGGTGAAGAGCACGATCGAGTTGACCTTACCCGGTTCCCAGTCCTCCTGGACCTTCCGGTATGCGGCGAGCATGGTGTCGTAGAGGCCGGTGTTGCCGTTCGACGGCTTGACCGAGGCCAGGCCCTGCCGCAACGCGTTGCGGTTGCCGGACAGCGGCTTGATCGGTACGACCTCCCGGTAGTCCTGCGACCCGTTCAGGTTGGTGGAGAAGGTCCACAGCCCGATCGACCAGGAGTCGTCGAAGAGTTCGAGGCCCTGGTTCGCCGCCGCGACGGTGACCTGCGCCCGGGTGGCGCCGTTGGCGGTCGCCACCTTCTGCTTCATCGAGCCGGAGACGTCGATGACGCAGAGCATCCGGCCCGACTGGGTGGCGACCGACCAGGTGGTGGTGGCCTTCTGGATGGCGCTCGGGTCCAGGTCGGCGGCACCGCCCTGGCCGGTCGGCGGAGCGGAGCTGTCGCCGTTCGCCGGGCTCGGCGCGCCCCGGGGCGCCTGGAATCCGTCGCCCCCGTTGCCGTCCGGCCCGCGCAGCGCCTGCGCGGCCAACCGGTTGCGGAAGCTCGGGGTCTTCAGCACATCGAAAAGCACCTTCGCGGCCGACGCCTTGGCCGGCTCGATGCCGGGCAGCACCGCGAACGGGTAGTCCAGCGGCATCGGCGACGGTTCCAGGTAGAGCGCGGCCAGCGGGATCGGCGGCTTCGTGCCGTTGTACGCGATGACGTCCTCTTCGGACAGCGCGGCGGCACCCAGCCCGTTGGCGATCGCCGTCGGGTCGGACGAGCGCGGGAAACGGGCGAGCAGGTCCTGCCGCAACGAGGACCGGTTGGTGGCCAGCGCCCGCAGCGCCCCGATCATCGCCTCCTGCGCCTGGGGCGACCCGGCGGCACCGGTGGAGCTGGCCGCGGCGGACAGCGAGAGCAGCCCGGAGAGACCGGCCGCGTCCTGGGTCGGCTCGACGATGCCGGCGCGCAGCGCCTTGCTGCTGTTGACCTGGGCCAGCAGGTCGGTCCAGGTCAGTTTCTTCTCCGGCCAGCCGATCCGGGCGGCCACCGGTTCGGGCATGGCGACCACCACCGGGCTGCGGGCGATCGAGGTGCCGGTGGCCGGGGCGAAGGCGGTGGCGCCGCCGGACTTGAGCCGCACCAGCCAGGTGGAGGAGTCCGGCACCCAGATGTCCGGCGTCACCGCCGTGCCGCTGGCCTGCCCGACACCGGCCAGCGTGGCGCCGTGCTTGCTCGCCACCGCGGCGGCCACGTCGACCGACTCGGCGGCCGTGACGTTCACGGCGATGCACGTGTCACCAACCGCCGCCCCGTCCTTCACCCACTGGTCGGCCGCCGCCTTGACGGCGGGGGCGATCTCGGACGCGGCCGCGACGGCCAGCTGGATCCGGCCGGAGCAGGACGGTCCCGCCAACTGCCGGTAGCCGTACCAGGAGCCGGCTACGACGACGACGAGCGCGGTGGCCGCCGCGACGGCACCTGCCCCTCGAAGGCTTGAACGCATGCGATGGCGGCCAGACACGGTGACCATCTTGCGTATCTCGTGGGGTTACTGCCACAACCGTTTGGACGAAAGTTACGCAGCAGAAACCGTTGACCACCAAAACGCTACGCTGAGTGACTGATCAGTGATGAGCGGTGATCGCCGTCCATCACGGAGGGACGCCACGGGCCCGGCCTCACGGCCGTACGCAGGTCGGACTCGCCACCGGCACCGGCTCGCCGACCGGCTCCGGCACCCCGGTGTCGGCGTCCACCCAGAAGATCCTGATCATGTCGGCCCGCTCGTCGGCCACGTAGAGGTATCCGTCCGCCAGGGCGAAGTG encodes:
- a CDS encoding ROK family protein, whose translation is MTTVWQCQGVTTASTTGAVRQGSLRELNLAVVLRRIAAADHPPSRAALAAGTGLTRATVSAVVDDLIAGRLVAEAAPTPRTGAGRPARGLVLATDGPAGLGLEVNVDYLAACVVDLSGAVRHHLVRRADLRPVSPAAALDRLARLAAEARAAAVRDGLTLAGTALAVPGLVGDGGLVRLAPNLGWRDVDVPGLLGGHPLAEPVDGIPPLVVDNEANLAALGELHAGPPGPASFLHISGEIGIGAGIVLDGALYRGARGWSGEIGHLPVHPEGRPCRCGGQGCLERYAGQEAILAAAGLAGAELPADTAATRLADLAGAGDPAALAALADAGTALGVAVAGVVNLLDLDTVVLGGGYAPLAPWLCPPVVAEVSRRVLTAAWAPVTVRPAALGARSAAVGGAASVMRRIIDRPVGWLARAA
- a CDS encoding MarR family winged helix-turn-helix transcriptional regulator — encoded protein: MAAALDEAAGTLLAVWEAARERTTSRLSGAQLRAVMVVEQYDGINLRRLATLTDMLLSSASRLCDRLVAAGMLEREPGRYDRREISLHLTPEATRLLTELRADRRHRLDRILTGMSAEGRTALLHGMREFDEVARRGEAAAAAGWPVLQSAGERADHPLAEPGEASHPGQPGEPPVARTA
- a CDS encoding PP2C family protein-serine/threonine phosphatase; the encoded protein is MSGPEDQARRILTEAPADLLLDRLAAELERSYGITGTELYQVDYRLAVLLPLGGGEPVNAPGHPAWRCFDHQDPIVSDAAVWFPVGMRGERRGVLRLAPPPADQGVLRELAAIATVLGHELAAVTASTDVYLTARRTRRLTLAAEMQWELLPGRSRIRPSFSLAGQLEPAYAVRGDSFDWSDDGNRLWLSVVNGSGEGVAASMLTSLATHALRNARRAELGLADQAALADQAVYALHRGEQHLSALILELNLADGTMTVVDAGSPRLVRLRDGEVTEQVLEKQFPLGMFEGTDYQEQRFQLRRDDRLFVVSDGVIDAVGNQIRYGETALDRFLRRTGPMEPLDAVRSLIGDLRAFVAGDLVDDAVVVCLDWHGPQP
- a CDS encoding sugar transferase — its product is MTSATLLTPGSTATRPGGDRPGPTTRAAERAYVQVLVVLDTAVLAVAILVGYVARFGDEQPSGSEIPYVVVAPALLLIWLVSLRAMRCYDDRVLGYGADEYRRVSAASLRLAGAIAIVGYIAEFGVSRGFLAISFAVGTVGLEVARFAARKRLHRARDRGAGWSRKVLVVGDTAHVLELVHTLRREPYAGYQVVGACIPDALLAPVPQRLGDVPVVGSFRGIPEAATAIGADTVAVTASGELTATRLRRLGWQLEGTGIDLVVAPALTDVAGPRIHTRPVAGLPLIHVEAPEFRGGRKLVKGLVDRSMSLLALLLLLPLLVVIALAVKLNSRGPVLFRQVRVGQGGKEFGVFKFRTMVVNADALLAELAARNETDGLMFKMRDDPRVTRVGKLLRKWSLDELPQLANVLLGQMSLVGPRPPLPSEVARYDGDVARRLLVKPGMTGLWQVSGRSDLSWEDGIRLDLYYVENWSLAADLAILWKTFGAVLRSRGAY
- a CDS encoding substrate-binding domain-containing protein; this translates as MRSSLRGAGAVAAATALVVVVAGSWYGYRQLAGPSCSGRIQLAVAAASEIAPAVKAAADQWVKDGAAVGDTCIAVNVTAAESVDVAAAVASKHGATLAGVGQASGTAVTPDIWVPDSSTWLVRLKSGGATAFAPATGTSIARSPVVVAMPEPVAARIGWPEKKLTWTDLLAQVNSSKALRAGIVEPTQDAAGLSGLLSLSAAASSTGAAGSPQAQEAMIGALRALATNRSSLRQDLLARFPRSSDPTAIANGLGAAALSEEDVIAYNGTKPPIPLAALYLEPSPMPLDYPFAVLPGIEPAKASAAKVLFDVLKTPSFRNRLAAQALRGPDGNGGDGFQAPRGAPSPANGDSSAPPTGQGGAADLDPSAIQKATTTWSVATQSGRMLCVIDVSGSMKQKVATANGATRAQVTVAAANQGLELFDDSWSIGLWTFSTNLNGSQDYREVVPIKPLSGNRNALRQGLASVKPSNGNTGLYDTMLAAYRKVQEDWEPGKVNSIVLFTDGKNDDDNGISQKELLTQLKKLRDPEQPIQVIIIGIGNDVSQAELEPITAITGGRPFVTADPTKIGEIFLQAIALRPPAPR